One window of the Micropterus dolomieu isolate WLL.071019.BEF.003 ecotype Adirondacks linkage group LG08, ASM2129224v1, whole genome shotgun sequence genome contains the following:
- the LOC123974879 gene encoding coiled-coil domain-containing protein 63-like — MAAGILKEHYNLQEKNNQNEKLIRQKKDHLVSVHREITEAESKIQEKLTVPGGIQKQQGKNSRQRKHINILEDKLNQDTIKFDELLCNNTEYREQIDHLLHQIGIGSNIEEKYNSQLAIQRNIMEKLGETLDLAAQQRSEAENRMLEARESIDVETVQFTKRQMQLKTLIKHNAKLHTFMERKLQEIIPVEDDEDSKMRKKLQQYQSGVKKLEMYVQGHSTLVKVTRESDPRQIGHKFIWNEQKNLAHISYINELHNRWNKLKNCTDKMKSDNLFLQQESKGHDEQSESEFKDLESALEKYSCLGDSLEKQCTVVQRTLEQLKTAINVLLNSTVQEEVTVTPKNIAHFTGILEEIISNLLIQANNVADKQMELPPHNLLLANSELLPEYEEVVEAESGRSTSRSLKSA, encoded by the exons ATGGCTGCAGGCATTTTAAAGGAGCATTACAACTTGCAGgagaaaaacaaccaaaatgaGAAACTCATCAGGCAGAAGAAGGATCACTTGGTCTCTGTGCATAGGGAG ATAACTGAGGCCGAGAGCAAGATTCAAGAGAAATTAACAGTCCCAGGTGGCATTCAGAAACAACAAGGGAAAAACAGCCGCCAGAGAAAACATATCAACATCTTAGAGGATAAACTTAACCAG GACACTATTAAGTTTGATGAGTTGCTATGCAACAACACGGAGTACCGTGAACAAATTGATCACCTGCTGCACCAGATAGGCATAGGGAGCAATATCGAAGAGAAGTATAACAGCCAGTTGGCTATACAGCGAAACATCATGGAGAAACTGGGGGAGACGCTCGACCTTGCTGCCCAACAGAG GTCAGAGGCCGAGAACCGAATGCTGGAGGCGAGGGAGAGCATCGATGTGGAGACAGTTCAGTTCACCAAGAGACAGATGCAGCTGAAGACCCTCATCAAGCACAATGCCAAACTGCACACTTTCATGGAGCGGAAGCTCCAGGAAATTATTCCTGTGGAAGACGATGAAGACTCCAAGATGAGAA AGAAATTGCAACAATATCAGAGTGGAGTTAAGAAACTGGAGATGTACGTGCAGGGACACAGTACGCTAGTGAAGGTCACCCGAGAAAGCGACCCGCGTCAAATAGGCCACAAGTTTATTTGGAATGAACAGAAGAATTTAGCTCATATCAGCTACATCAATGAGCTGCACAACAGGTGGAACAAGTTGAAGAACTGCACAGACAAGATGAAG AGTGACAACCTGTTCCTGCAGCAAGAGAGCAAAGGACATGATGAGCAGAGTGAGAGTGAGTTTAAGGATCTAGAG TCTGCACTGGAGAAGTACAGCTGTCTGGGAGACTCCCTGGAAAAGCAGTGCACTGTGGTTCAGAGGACTCTGGAGCAGCTGAAGACTGCCATCAATGTCCTATTAAACTCGACAGTACAAGAAGAAGTCACCGTCACTCCTAAAAACATTGCACACTTCACTG GTATCCTTGAGGAGATTATTAGTAACCTGCTGATCCAGGCCAACAACGTGGCAGACAAGCAGATGGAGTTGCCTCCTCACAACCTGCTGTTGGCCAACTCTGAGTTGCTGCCAG AATACGAGGAAGTTGTGGAAGCAGAGAGCGGCAGGTCTACTTCACGCTCACTGAAGTCTGCCTGA